The segment CCAACGCCGCCGCTCGCATGACAGATCCCACTAGAAAAGATCCTTTCTGCAACAGGAGTGCTACATGAGCTTTCTGATTCCCGTCGCCCATGCCCAAGAGGCCGCCGCCGCACCTGCCGGCACCGGTTTCGAGTGGGTGTTCCTGGTCGGCTTTCTGGTCATCTTCTATCTGATGATCTGGCGGCCACAGGCCAAGCGCGCCAAGGAGCACAAGAATCTCCTCGGTGGGCTGCAGAAGGGCGATGAGGTAGTGACCTCCGGCGGCATCGCCGGCAAGGTGACCAAGGTTGCCGACGACTTCGTCGTGCTCGAGGTCTCCGACAATGTCGAGTTGAAGTTCCAGAAGGCGGCGGTTGCCGCGACCCTGCCCAAGGGCACGCTGAAAGCCATCTGAGCTGACTTACTCAACATCTACGACGGGGCGCGCAAGGCGCCCCGCGTCATTAGACGGGCTGTTCCATGCTCAACAAATATCCTCTCTGGAAATACCTGCTGATCCTGGTGGTGCTTGCGGTGGCCACCATCTATTCGGCACCCAATCTTTACCCTGACGATCCTGCAATCCAGATCACTGGTGCGAGCACTGCCCAGGCCGTGCAGGCTGCGGATCTGGAACGGGCCAGCAAGGCGCTCGCCGAGGCGGGAATCGTCGTCAAGGCGACCAAGCTTTCCGAGACCGGCAGCCAGGGGCTGCTGCGCTTGCAGCAGCAGGATGATCAGCTGCCGGCCAAGGACATCGTGCGGCGCGCACTGGGCGATAGCTTCGTGGTGGCCCTGAACCTGGCCCCGACCACGCCCGAATGGCTGCGCAACCTCGGGGCGAGCCCGATGAAACTCGGGCTGGATCTCTCTGGTGGGGTGCACTTCCTGCTCGAGGTGGACATGCAGAAGGCCATCGATACCCGGCTGAATGTCTACGAGGGTGAGATCAAGAGCCTGCTGCGCAAGGAGCGTGTGCGCTATCGCAGCCTGCCGGGCCAGAAAGGCGTCATTCAGCTCGGCTTCGCTGACGAGGCGACCGCGAGCGAAGCGCAGGGCCTGATTCGCAAGAACTACAACGACTTCCAGATGAATGTTGCGCCGCGCAACAATCTGCAGGTGCTTACGCTCAACCTCTCCGAGGCAAAGCTCGCCGAGATTCGTGAATACTCGATCAAGCAGAACCTCACTACGGTTCGCAACCGGGTCAACGAGCTCGGCGTCGCCGAGCCGTTGGTGCAGCGCCAGGGTGCCAATCGGATCGTTGTCGAGCTCCCTGGTGTGCAGGACACGGCGGAAGCCAAGCGCATCCTCGGCAAGACGGCCAACCTCGAGTTCCGCCTGGCGGCGGAGCCGGATGCGCCGCGTGCGTCCACCGAGAGCTTCGAATTCCGCGAGCCGGGCCGGCCGCCGGTGGATCTCGAACGCACCCTGATCATCACCGGCGACCAGGTGACCGATGCTCAGGCCAGCTATGACGAGAACGGCCGGCCGCAGGTAAATATTCGTCTCGACGGTCACGGTGGTGACCTGATGAACCGTGCGACGCGCAACAACGTCGGACGCAGCATGGCGGTTATCTTCATCGAGCAGAAGCCGGTCACGCGCTATGTGCGCGAGGTGGTGGATGGCGTCGAGCAGGAAAAGCGCATCGAGACCTTCCAGGAAGAAAAGAAGATCATCAGCCTGGCAACGATTCAGTCGCCGCTCGGCAGTCAGTTCCGGATCACCGGTCTGGACGGCCAGGGTGAGTCGTCCGAGCTCGCTTTGCTGTTGCGCGCCGGCGGTCTGGCGGCGCCCATGTACTTCGCCGAGGAGCGCACCATCGGCCCGAGCCTGGGCGCCGAGAACATCGAGCTCGGCGTCGAGGCGGCTCTATGGGGCTTCCTGTTCGTCGCGCTGTTCATCGTGGCGATCTACAAGTTCTTCGGCTTGCTCGCAACGGCGGCCCTGCTGTTCAACATGATCGTACTGACCGCGCTGATGTCGATCCTCAACGCAACGCTCACCCTGCCGGGTATCGCCGGCATCGTGCTGACCATGGGCATGGCGGTCGATGCGAACGTGCTGATCTTCTCGCGCATTCGCGAAGAGCTGGCGAATGGCATGTCGGTGCAGCGCGCGATCCATGAAGGTTTCGATCGGGCCCTTTCGGCCATCGTCGACGGCAACGTCACTACCCTGTTGGTTGGGGCCATTCTGTTCGCGATGGGAACCGGGCCGATCAAGGGCTTCGCGGTGACGCTGTCGCTGGGCATTCTCACGTCGATGTTTACCGCTGTCATCGTGACGCGCGCCATGGTCAACCTGATCTATGGCGGCCGCGATCTCAAGAAGCTGTGGATCTAAGGGGTTGTGACGATGAAGCGCGTAATCAACTTCATGGGTATTCGTCACGTGGCGTTCGCCCTGACGGTGCTGGTGACCATTGTCTCGCTCGTTAGTCTGGTGACGAGAGGGCTGAATTTCGGCTTGGACTTCACGGGCGGCACGCTCATCGAGCTGAGCTACGAACAGCCCGTTGCGCTGGACACTGTCCGTGCGCAGTTGGGGGAGGCTGGCTACGGAAGTGCGGTCGTGCAGAGCTTTGGTGCGACCACCGATGTGCTGGTTCGCATGCCTGGCGATGACCCGCTGCTTGGTCAGCGTGTCGCCGAGGCGCTGCAGCGGGCCGATGCCGGTGCCTCGGTGGCGGTCAAACGGGTCGAGTTCGTCGGGCCTGCAGTTGGCGAGGAGCTGCGTGACCAGGGTGGGCTCGGCATGCTGCTCGCGCTG is part of the Stutzerimonas balearica DSM 6083 genome and harbors:
- the yajC gene encoding preprotein translocase subunit YajC; translation: MSFLIPVAHAQEAAAAPAGTGFEWVFLVGFLVIFYLMIWRPQAKRAKEHKNLLGGLQKGDEVVTSGGIAGKVTKVADDFVVLEVSDNVELKFQKAAVAATLPKGTLKAI
- the secD gene encoding protein translocase subunit SecD, which gives rise to MLNKYPLWKYLLILVVLAVATIYSAPNLYPDDPAIQITGASTAQAVQAADLERASKALAEAGIVVKATKLSETGSQGLLRLQQQDDQLPAKDIVRRALGDSFVVALNLAPTTPEWLRNLGASPMKLGLDLSGGVHFLLEVDMQKAIDTRLNVYEGEIKSLLRKERVRYRSLPGQKGVIQLGFADEATASEAQGLIRKNYNDFQMNVAPRNNLQVLTLNLSEAKLAEIREYSIKQNLTTVRNRVNELGVAEPLVQRQGANRIVVELPGVQDTAEAKRILGKTANLEFRLAAEPDAPRASTESFEFREPGRPPVDLERTLIITGDQVTDAQASYDENGRPQVNIRLDGHGGDLMNRATRNNVGRSMAVIFIEQKPVTRYVREVVDGVEQEKRIETFQEEKKIISLATIQSPLGSQFRITGLDGQGESSELALLLRAGGLAAPMYFAEERTIGPSLGAENIELGVEAALWGFLFVALFIVAIYKFFGLLATAALLFNMIVLTALMSILNATLTLPGIAGIVLTMGMAVDANVLIFSRIREELANGMSVQRAIHEGFDRALSAIVDGNVTTLLVGAILFAMGTGPIKGFAVTLSLGILTSMFTAVIVTRAMVNLIYGGRDLKKLWI